A single window of Nicotiana sylvestris chromosome 5, ASM39365v2, whole genome shotgun sequence DNA harbors:
- the LOC104214266 gene encoding HMG-Y-related protein A-like has protein sequence MATESFNKPPSYPEMIYEAIEALNQEGGSNKSSISTYIESKYGDLGKDHSEFLTLHLDNMKQTGELIFLKNNYIKPGSDVPQKRGRGRPPKPKVPLPPGAESAEIASPRPRGRPRKDPNAPPTSKKPKPTPAAPNSTGRPRGRPRKVRPQPAQDDDDVEES, from the exons ATGGCAACTGAAAGCTTCAACAAACCTCCATCATACCCTGAG ATGATATATGAAGCCATTGAAGCACTAAATCAAGAAGGGGGTtcaaacaagtcatcaatatCTACTTACATTGAATCAAAATATGGAGATCTGGGTAAAGATCATTCAGAGTTTCTAACTTTACATTTGGACAACATGAAGCAAACTGGAGAGCTCATTTTCCTTAAGAACAATTACATTAAACCTGGTTCAGATGTTCCTCAGAAAAGGGGTAGAGGCAGACCACCAAAGCCAAAAGTTCCTTTACCACCTGGTGCAGAATCTGCAGAAATTGCATCACCAAGGCCAAGAGGAAGGCCAAGAAAAGATCCCAATGCACCACCTACTTCAAAGAAGCCAAAGCCAACACCTGCAGCCCCAAATTCCACAGGGAGGCCTAGGGGTAGGCCTAGGAAAGTTAGGCCACAGCCTGCacaagatgatgatgatgttgaggaAAGCTGA